Below is a genomic region from Sinorhizobium meliloti.
TGACGGGTAAAACATAGGGCGAAAAAACGGCATGTGAAAGCGAAACTTGTGCTGCACTGCGAAATTCCGTATGTCAGATTTTCTCGCGAATACATCTAAATTGCTGAAATTATTTTATTATTTGGAATGCCACATTTTATTCACAATTCCTGCCGGGAGGTTAATGTAACCGTCTGTAACGCTGCGTGAGTGTGTGAAAATGACGGTGAATCACTTCATCGGCGTGCGCCGGGGCGGGATTGCGGCGCGCGGAACGGTCACCGTCCGGCGGAATATCCGAGCTTCAGGACGCGCCCGTCCAGGATCGCCAAGCCGGCGGCGATGAGCAACATGCCGCCGACGTCCGTCGCCTGCAGCATTTCTCCCAGGAAGAGATAGCCGAGCAGGATGGCGCTTGGCGGGACAAGCAGCGTTACCAGCGACGTGTTGGTGGCGCCCGCTTCGGCCATGATGCGGAAGAACAGGATATAGGCATAGGCGGTTGAGACGAGCGCCAGTCCGAGGATCGCGAGCACGGTCGTGAGCGGCGGCATCGGCATGGTCCATGGCATGTCGACGAGGACCGCGACCGGCAGCATGATGAGTGTCGATGCCGTCAATTGCCCAGCGGCCGTCACCGGCGGGGCCAGATCGCGGAAGCGTTTGCCGTAAGTCGCGGAAAAGCCGTAGCTGACTGCTGCCAGGACCGGCAGGACGAGCGCCCAGAGCGGCACGTCGCCGGCAGTGCCGAAGAGGCCGGCAAGCGCACTCGGTCCTATGAGCACGACGGTACCGGCAAGCCCGAGCAGGCAACCGCTGAACTTCGCGGTGCTCAACTTCTCATCCTCGGTCGCGACATTGGCGATGAGCACCGTCCAGACCGGCGTCGTGGCGTTGAGGATTGCCGCGAGACCGGCGCCGATGTGCGTTTGGCCGAGAAAGATGAAAGCATGCGGAATGGCGTTGTTGATGAGCCCCATGAGCAGGAATTCGCGCCAGCGCCCGGCGAGCGCCGGATATATGCCGTGTCGGCCCCGAAGATAGAGATGCAGGGCGAGGGCGGCGAGGCCGAGACGCAAAAGCACGAGCGTGAAAGGCGGCACATGGGCAACGGCGACCCGGGCGAAGAAGAAGGAGCCGCCCCAGATGAGACCGAGCAGCCCGAGCAATGCCCAGAGGCGCATGGTCATGTGGGTGCTGATGGAATTTGCGGATGAAGCCATATCTTGCCTGCGCAGCAGCTACCGCATCGGCCCGAAAATCGTCCGATTTTCGGAAAGCACGATGCGTCGGCTGAATCTAAGCCGGGATAGGAGCCCGACAATTCTGAATTGTGCAAGCAGTATTGCAGCGAAGCGGGTGTTGCCACCCGCTTCTTGTGTCCTGCAAAAGGTTAAAGCGCCTCCAGCAGGCCCGGTGTTGCCCACCCGTCGGCGGGAATCCCGAGCTTCAACTGCTCCTTCTGCAGCGCGGCCCGCGTGCCCGAGCCGAGAATGCCGTCGATCTTGCCGACGTCATGCCCAAGTGCCTGCAATCTGGTCTGCAGGGCCTTCATCTCGGCGTCGCCGAGCCCCGGTTCCGGATTTCCCTGTTGATAGGGAGGCGCACCGGCAAGCCGGGTCGCGAAATAGGCGGCGGAGGTCGTGTAGATGAAGGACTGGTTCCACTCGAGATAGATCTTGAAGTTCGGGTAGGTCAGGAAAGCAGCACCTTTGCGGCCCTGAGGGAGCACCAGCGAGGCTTCGAGCCCACTATTGGAGGTGTTGCCGTCACGCGGCGCGACACCGAGTGCGAACCAGTCGCCGGCGGTCATGCCGGGCTGCAGGCCGGTCTTTTCCCATGGCAACTGCTCCGGAACGCGGACCTCCTGAATCCATGGTTCCCCGGGCTTGAAGCCCAGGCTCTGGATGAATTTCGCCGCCGTCAGAATGGCATCCGGAGAACTCTTCTTGAGATTGACATGGCCGTCGCCGTCGCCGTCGACGCCATAGGCGATGATGTCCTCAGGCAGCATCTGTACCTGACCGATCTCGCCCGCCCAGGCGCCGGTGGTCGCGGCGGGATCGAGATCGCCGTGCTGCACCATCTCGATTGCGGCGAGAAGCTGCGGCCGGAACATTTCCGGGCGGCGGCAGTCATGCGCCAGCGTCACCAGCGCATCACGCGTATTGAAATCGCCCTGCACGGCGCCGAAGTCGGTCTCCATGGCCCAGAATGCGGTGATCACGGGCGCCGGTACGCCGAACTCCTGCTCGGCCCGGGCAAAGACGTCGGCATATTCCCGCATCTTCTGCGCACCGATGTCGAGGCGCGACTTGCTGACGGTACGCTTCGAAAATTCGGTGAAGGTCTGCTTGAACACGCCCTGAGCGCGGTCGCGGCTCAGCACCTTCTGGTCGATGGCGGCGCCTGCGAGCGCCCGATCGGCGACGTCTGCGGGGATGCCCTTGGCGACCGCTTCGGCCTTGACGCCCTCCAGAAAGGAGCCGAGGTCGCCGCCGCACGCGGCGGCTGGGTTCCCCGGTTGAGCCGGAGCTTGCGCCAGGGCCGGCGCGCCGGCGATCGCAAGGAATCCGAGGGAGAGAAGGGCTTTGCGCGCTGTGGCTGTCATTACAATTCCTTTCCATGCCGGCCGCACAGGAATGCCGCCGGGCCCGAAGTCTGTCGAGAATGAAATCTATCGATGCTCTCTCAGAGCATTATGACCGAATGAAGAAAATGCGGACCATGCCGCCGCGTCCTCTGGTCTATCTTGCCTGCGAGACGGTCGCGACCCACTTCTGCCAGTTCCTGGCGGAACCGGCGAAGGCGTTGATGTCCGTGCTGCCCTGAATGCCGGGGATCACGCCGGTGCTGGTATATTGCCAGAAGGCCCAGCGGCGTTCGACGTAGATGTCCTTCGGGTGCTTGGCTACCGAGCGCACCCAGAAATGATAGTCGTTGAAGGCGCCGACCAGATTGTCATGGTGGAAGTCGACGGACGTGTAGATGATCGGCCGCTTGCCGTAATGGGCCTCGAGCCGATCCATGAACCGCTTCATTTCGGACCGCACGGTTTCCGGCGCCGGCCGGTGACGGCAGGTCTTGGATTCGCCATTCCATTCGACATCCAGGACGGGCGGCAGGTGGACGGCGCTCTTCGGCACGTTGGCGATGAACCAGTCGGCCTGGGCGTCGGCGGTGGAGCAGAAATAATAGAAATGATAGGGCGCGTAGGCGAGGCCGACGGCGCGCGCCTGCTGCCAATATTCGTGGAAGCGCGAGTCCACCCGGTCCTTGCCCTCGGTTGCCTTGATGAACGCGAAGGACACCCCGGAATTCTTAACCTTCCGCCAACGATGTCGCCGTTCCACTTGGAGACGTCGATCCCGTGAACGCTGTGATGGTGCGGCGTGCGGCCGCCGAAATCCTGGGGATCGGTGTCGTGGAAGCGCGGCTGAATGGAGGCCGTCTTGACGAGATCGTAATCGGTGGAGGTACAGGAGGAGAGAATGGTGGCGATGGGCAGCAATGCCAGGAGAAGCCGGCGCATGGGGGTTCCGTTTCGAGACGAACGACGATCCTGCCTCACGCGATGGTTTCCATGATTGGTGATGTCCCCCAGGGAGGCGTGACCTCCTTTTCACCATATCATCGTAAAAATTGCGTTAGCTCAAGTGTGAATTGCAGCCGAATGCAATCCGCCACCGTCCGCTACGGTGCCGCGCGGCGATAGACGACAAGCCAGGCATAACCTCGTCTCAGCGATCTGACCTCGAGCGCCGCTCCGTTTCTCTCGGCTCTTTTGCGCATCACATCGAAAAGCGTTTCGCGCGGCGTGACGTGGAAGCGTCTGAGCCAGGCCTGGAGGAAGCGGCGGAAGCCGGCCGGCCAACCTTCCTGCTGGCCGAAGTCGGCGATATGCAGCGAGCCGCCCGGCTTGAGCGCGGCAATCGCGGCATCGACCGCCTTTTCCCATTCGGGAACCATGGAAAGGGCGTAGGAAATGACGATCCGGTCGAAGCCTTCCTGATCGAATGAGGCGGCGGTGAAATTCGTCGCGTCGGCGACCCGCAACACTGCGTCCGGCCGATTTTGGCGCCGGAGCTTGGCTTTGGCGGTCGCCAGCATTTCGGCCGAGATATCGAGGCCGAAGAGGCGCGCACCGGGGTAGAGATCCCCGATCACGGCGAGATTGCGGCCCGTGCCGCAGCCGACTTCCAGCACCGATGCGCCTGGCGGCGGGTTCAGTTCACGGATCAGCGTGTCACGGCCGAAGAGATAGTATTTGCGAGTGAAATCATAGATGTACCGCTGGTAGCGATACATGCGGTCCATCAGATGAGCGTGGCTTTCATTCGCGGTCTGCACGGCGCTCATGCTTTCTTCCGGTAGATGTGGAAGCCGCCATAGATCGCCGACCGGTCTTCAGCGCCGAGCCTCATCGAAGTCTCGGCATCATAGTACCACTGATCGAGGAGGGTGGTGGAGAGGCGCCCCGGCAGGATGCTCGCTTCGGCCGCCGTGCGGAAGATCACGACCGCGCCGGCGTCGGCGGTGCGGGTGATCTCCGTCCAGAGGTCGTTCAGCTGCTGGTCGGTCATCCAGTCCTGTGCGTCGAGGAGCACGTAGCGGTCGACTGAGGCGGCGGGCTTGCCGGCGAGAAGCTCCGTGAAGCTCGCATGGTGGACCTCGACGCGCTCCGCATTGTCGCGAATCGCTTCGTATCGCGATGCCTGAAGATAAGGTGGCAACTCGCCCTCGTCCGGCCGCGGGTAGCGCCGTGCAAAGGCCTGCCAGGCGAAGTAGTTATCGCGCAAGGGGAAATGACAGGTCAGCTTTTCCAGGCGATTGCGCAGCACCGCGGCGACGGATTTCTCCCGGCTCAGGCTCGCGAGTTCGTCGAACTGCTGCGGCGGGATGCCGAGGCCGAAAAGGGAGCTCTTGCGGCTGGTGATCCAACGGATGACCGGACGCTCGAAGAGCGGAGCGAGCTTGTCGTCGAAGAACTGCCGCTGCTCGCGCATGGAGCGCGCCTTGACGAAATCTTCCGGATTGATGCCGTGCAGCCGTGCGAGAGCATGGCTGGCGGAAATGAAACGGCCAAGCAGGCCGGTACGATAAACGTTGCGCCCGAAGACGCCGATGCGCCGGCGGCCGGTGAGATCTCGGCCGTTCCAATAGGCGCGGGTTGCCGGATCGAGCTTCGGCGCGAGGAACACGTCGTAGGCCTGGCCATTCGTGCGCGTACCTTCGACGGCGAGGAACCGCACCACGTCCTTGTGGCTCGGCAGGTGGCGAAAGGCAGACAGCTTCAGCCGGTTGAGCGCGATGTGATGGGGGTTGAGATCGACCACGTCTATCCGGGCAGGCTCGGCGGAGAGATAGGTCAGCATGTTGCAGCCGCCGGAACCGATCGTCACGATCCGATGTCCGGGACGGATCTGCATCGCTTCCATGTCGACAATCGGGTCCTCCCAGATCTGCGGGTAGACGAGTCCGGAAAAGAGCAGCCCGAACAGGCGTTCGGAGAGACCGGCGGGGGAGAGAGCTTTGTGCTGCAGGAGTGCGCTTTTCAGTTTCGGATTCTTCTTGCCGAAGCCGGCATCCGGGGCGAAGTCGGTCATCTTGCCTGTCGTCCAGTTGAAACTGAGCCGCTTCTAAGGTGACTCGGCTACACTTTGATGACGAGGTTTCGCACAGGGGCTTGCAGGGATTCGGGTATTGCCTCTCATCTGCCTGCCGGCATCTTCTCCCCGCAAGCGGTGCGAAGGAGAGTCGCGGCGACCACCAGGCCCTTCCGACAAAGCGGTTGCGGTGACGGCATTTTGCGACGAAAGGGCAAACCGGAGGAGAGGTCATCCTCACCACCTGAGCCTCTGCTGCCGGATACAAGACGCAATAGTCATGTACACTGGTCAGACGGGCGAAAGCGCTGTAGCACTTTATACAAAGGGCAGGAGGGCGAGAATGAAGGGTCTGCTGAAGACGCTTGGCGGGCTGGTTGTGGCTACGCTCGCGGGCCTCGTTGGCTGGCTGGCGCTGTTCCCGCCTGAACTCCTCAAGGTGGGCGATGGCTATGCCGCCAAGATCGTCTGCTCCAATGTGTTCCTCGCGGGACGCGATCCGCAGGAAGTGCTGGAGGAAGACGTGCAGGCGCCTGGCCACCCGCTCCTGAAGCTCGTGCGCGTTTCGGTCGATCGGGAAGAGCAGAGCGTGACGGCGCGTCTCCTGGGCTTTGCTGCCCCAGGCCGCGCCGTCTACCGTCCGGGCCGCGGTTGCGCCAATGTGAGCGGAGGCAGCGCCGAGGCCATCGCGGGGATGCGCGGGACCGAGTCGGCAACGGCGCCGCTCGCCCCCGATCCGAGCCTCGACTGGCCGGACGGGGACAAGCCGGACATCGACCCGGCCATTCAAAAGCTTGTCGAAGATCCGGCACTGGCAGGTCCGGGCATGCGTGCAATCGTGGTCGTCAGGGATGGCAGGCTGGTCGCGGAGACCTATGCGGCGGGCTTCGACCGGAACACGCCCCTGCTCGGCTGGTCGATGACGAAGTCCGTGACGGCGGCGATCATCGGCCGGCGCATTGCCGAAGGGCGGATGGATCTGGCCCAGACCAATCTGGTGACCGAATGGAACGGCGATGACCGGGCTCGCATCAAGCTGACGGACCTTCTCGCGATGCAGAGCGGGCTCGATTTCAACGAGGATTACGGCGACGTCACGGACGTGACGCGTATGCTCTATCGGGAAAGCGACATGGCCGGCTTCGTCGCCTCGAAGCCGCTGGAGGCGGCTCCGGGCACGAAATTCGCCTATTCGAGCGGCACGAGCAATCTTCTGTCCCGGCTCTGGATGCAGACATTCGACGATCCGGCCGAAGCGCTTTCCTATCCGCGCGAGGCGTTCTTCGCTCCGCTCGGGATGACGAGCGCCGTTATGGAGACGGATGCAAGCGGAACCTTCGTCGGCTCTTCCTACATGTATGCGTCGGCACAGGACTGGGCGCGCTTCGCCGAGTTTCTGCTTCAGGACGGAAGCTGGAAGGGGAGGC
It encodes:
- a CDS encoding DMT family transporter, yielding MASSANSISTHMTMRLWALLGLLGLIWGGSFFFARVAVAHVPPFTLVLLRLGLAALALHLYLRGRHGIYPALAGRWREFLLMGLINNAIPHAFIFLGQTHIGAGLAAILNATTPVWTVLIANVATEDEKLSTAKFSGCLLGLAGTVVLIGPSALAGLFGTAGDVPLWALVLPVLAAVSYGFSATYGKRFRDLAPPVTAAGQLTASTLIMLPVAVLVDMPWTMPMPPLTTVLAILGLALVSTAYAYILFFRIMAEAGATNTSLVTLLVPPSAILLGYLFLGEMLQATDVGGMLLIAAGLAILDGRVLKLGYSAGR
- a CDS encoding DUF3419 family protein, whose translation is MTDFAPDAGFGKKNPKLKSALLQHKALSPAGLSERLFGLLFSGLVYPQIWEDPIVDMEAMQIRPGHRIVTIGSGGCNMLTYLSAEPARIDVVDLNPHHIALNRLKLSAFRHLPSHKDVVRFLAVEGTRTNGQAYDVFLAPKLDPATRAYWNGRDLTGRRRIGVFGRNVYRTGLLGRFISASHALARLHGINPEDFVKARSMREQRQFFDDKLAPLFERPVIRWITSRKSSLFGLGIPPQQFDELASLSREKSVAAVLRNRLEKLTCHFPLRDNYFAWQAFARRYPRPDEGELPPYLQASRYEAIRDNAERVEVHHASFTELLAGKPAASVDRYVLLDAQDWMTDQQLNDLWTEITRTADAGAVVIFRTAAEASILPGRLSTTLLDQWYYDAETSMRLGAEDRSAIYGGFHIYRKKA
- a CDS encoding lytic murein transglycosylase; this encodes MTATARKALLSLGFLAIAGAPALAQAPAQPGNPAAACGGDLGSFLEGVKAEAVAKGIPADVADRALAGAAIDQKVLSRDRAQGVFKQTFTEFSKRTVSKSRLDIGAQKMREYADVFARAEQEFGVPAPVITAFWAMETDFGAVQGDFNTRDALVTLAHDCRRPEMFRPQLLAAIEMVQHGDLDPAATTGAWAGEIGQVQMLPEDIIAYGVDGDGDGHVNLKKSSPDAILTAAKFIQSLGFKPGEPWIQEVRVPEQLPWEKTGLQPGMTAGDWFALGVAPRDGNTSNSGLEASLVLPQGRKGAAFLTYPNFKIYLEWNQSFIYTTSAAYFATRLAGAPPYQQGNPEPGLGDAEMKALQTRLQALGHDVGKIDGILGSGTRAALQKEQLKLGIPADGWATPGLLEAL
- a CDS encoding serine hydrolase domain-containing protein; the encoded protein is MKGLLKTLGGLVVATLAGLVGWLALFPPELLKVGDGYAAKIVCSNVFLAGRDPQEVLEEDVQAPGHPLLKLVRVSVDREEQSVTARLLGFAAPGRAVYRPGRGCANVSGGSAEAIAGMRGTESATAPLAPDPSLDWPDGDKPDIDPAIQKLVEDPALAGPGMRAIVVVRDGRLVAETYAAGFDRNTPLLGWSMTKSVTAAIIGRRIAEGRMDLAQTNLVTEWNGDDRARIKLTDLLAMQSGLDFNEDYGDVTDVTRMLYRESDMAGFVASKPLEAAPGTKFAYSSGTSNLLSRLWMQTFDDPAEALSYPREAFFAPLGMTSAVMETDASGTFVGSSYMYASAQDWARFAEFLLQDGSWKGRRLLPEGYVSFMRTPTAASGGDYGAGQVWLQENGTRAGTANFPPDTFWMLGHDGQAIMIVPSLRLAVVRLGLTPSRLGYDVQKLNSRIIDALD
- a CDS encoding class I SAM-dependent methyltransferase, whose amino-acid sequence is MSAVQTANESHAHLMDRMYRYQRYIYDFTRKYYLFGRDTLIRELNPPPGASVLEVGCGTGRNLAVIGDLYPGARLFGLDISAEMLATAKAKLRRQNRPDAVLRVADATNFTAASFDQEGFDRIVISYALSMVPEWEKAVDAAIAALKPGGSLHIADFGQQEGWPAGFRRFLQAWLRRFHVTPRETLFDVMRKRAERNGAALEVRSLRRGYAWLVVYRRAAP